The Mugil cephalus isolate CIBA_MC_2020 chromosome 11, CIBA_Mcephalus_1.1, whole genome shotgun sequence genome includes a window with the following:
- the atn1 gene encoding atrophin-1 isoform X4: MKTRTHKESMPMRSGRRRGASEERRGRRPHPSPTRPERSDRQTQRGAGEELAGNRFSRRSQGHDSSESEGEELVSPPKRQKVQDSASTPNPPTSTHSTDSSAPSTVPPPTSVASQSRESDNEDGQSQGSRSSVVGSLANSSSSLSSGRDIDQDNRSSSPSLSASPLGSLDSDSDGPDSPKQGEREKSKEGGAGKVAGEDRRVLREGRGEESCGDGEKRDVDARIEDCPSLKPPSTPCSSSGLTPSLRGAGDSSNDSNSGRKSYFSLDSKLMCKVEYGGPTGVEGALSGSRMTSKSSTQCVSKTTISGGDFSHNNSNIPHSLPPPLPPPPALKPLELGGQTLPSEVKTERDKIEKADKLLDKAQSAPPSLLPQTGPQPQSQTQPQTQPSTHPHHYSSTSWQGGTATGCQGSWGYTRYPGNHHPHQPQHQPPVQQQQLPSVYNPPSSRHSSSHPSYLPHPHPHPHREYLPRYAGGGGDRERGAAGERERGVRGECGGREINREFSAPIGNGSNNSSGGNSNSACGGMGGPNIQGREFGGLPVGQNRDFQVSGRDGPNLGPERRDFGPAFRDRDREREREGGREFNLPNQNQTRDFVPSGAGGGLPRDKDGSRWNEFGGQTRDVASNSNPNNSSIQQGNPPSSTSGLPVTPMLNRDPPASPQNNPSHPSHSSLPPHPHSHPPNSSNRDFPPPMDQTQTASSSADHFHREYPSTGGKDFPTATPSSTGTNREYLNSPGVTQSLGREYSGPGGTQHPHPPHPHYQSGPRDRERDSNLRESALYQNRGGPTQPPALSPSSSSSHHGHPANAPYPPPPPQPPLAPPQASHGQPPPSGMALGVRPPHYQSSAQTPPTPLSPLPSPSTNQMGAFSSFPPGSSSAPNIPIPAPGVSSSCSPGCRPSPFHGTLNNHPPFSGSYHSNGNSGSNMANNSSNSSAPNSNNSSSQSLSPQNVSKGPPPLNNSATNNNSISTPASTSGGDGHLESGPLPTPVIKEEPIEEREESESPPPMLRSPSPEPKPVDIPIHASQSARFHKVLDRGAGNSCARSDVLFVPLDGSKLWKKRNEMIERARREVEQRARDLREKERERERERERERELDRHLQQKDINAAGGGRQGSSLFFPSSSSIILDPSSSSSSSSGNPVSHPPPHPQHHPSHPHAHLAPTHHLHPTLSHSIPHSLLLPSMSGTSAVVGGPQGALGIGLGGPYLGPDTPALRTLSEYARPHAMSPLGVASRAQAHHPQVHHGHPHVHPSFFLPQFQNHALGHPHHLPTDAATAAAILGFLYGGSLEGGPGVAGHPGVAGGPVPGGIGGAGLGGVGFPHAMAAHRDRIKPGFEFKSDERVYPPGSIADPAALALAHSHSHAHAHAHAHAHAHAHAHANAHAHAHSLLLGGGAAGANEVSLYGTPPPTAPPGPPHLQNPTLAPVTRPPNPPVPQSLSNPPPSSVLPPSLPSHPSSAPPAAPPAPAAPAAPPPVPPPPAPPTSNASSLHHPVPHSSFPSSLSSHLPPAPAPAAPPETYPTPTRSPASYERDRSGERERERERERERDRDRAALPAFGDRERERERERERGGSGGGGGGSGGGTGGASGGENLGRLQMLNVTPHHHQHSHIHSHLHLHQQDTAAGGVHPLMDPLASGSPLARLPYPGATIGTPILAHPLTDSEVLRQQLFGAPFRDLPQPSSLTGPMSAAHQLQAMQQAQSAELQIQRLALEQQWIHHHHHHSLTQDEYYSHLKKESDKTL, encoded by the exons atgaaaacaaggaCACATAAAGAATCG ATGCCCATGCGGAGTGGGCGACGGCGGGGGGCAAGTGAGGAGAGAAGGGGTAGACGCCCGCACCCAAGTCCCACCCGCCCTGAACGCAGCGACAGACAAACG cAAAGAGGTGCTGGTGAGGAATTGGCTGGGAATCGCTTCAGTCGCAGATCACAAGGGCATGATTCATCAGAGAGTGAGGGGGAGGAACTTGTGTCTCCTCCAAAGAGGCAGAAAGTTCAG GATTCGGCCTCTACTCCAAACCCTCCAACCTCAACACACTCGACTGACAGCTCGGCTCCTTCCACTGTCCCACCTCCAACCTCAGTTGCCAGCCAATCCCGTGAGAGTGACAATGAAGATGGCCAATCCCAGGGCAGCAGGAGTTCAGTTGTAGGGAGCCTGGCCAATAGCAGTAGTAGTCTGAGCAGCGGGCGGGATATAGACCAGGACAATCGTTCCTCATCCCCAAGCCTCTCTGCTTCCCCTCTGGGTAGCCTGGACTCCGATTCCGACGGCCCTGACTCACCAAAGCAAGGAGAACGGGAGAAAAGTAAAGAGGGTGGAGCGGGGAAGGTTGCAGGAGAGGATAGGAGGGTGCTacgagaggggagaggggaggagtcctgtggagatggagaaaagagAGATGTTGATGCAAGAATTGAGGACTGTCCATCTCTTAAGCCTCCCTCCACTCCCTGCTCTTCCTCTGGTCTGACTCCCTCTCTCCGTGGAGCAGGAGATTCATCAAATGACAGCAATAGTGGGAGGAAATCATATTTCTCCCTGGACTCCAAATTAATGTGTAAAGTTGAGTATGGTGGACCAACTGGTGTTGAAGGTGCACTTAGCGGCAGCAGAATGACTTCCAAATCCAGCACACAGTGCGTGAGCAAGACAACAATCTCCGGAGGGGATTTTTCTCATAACAACTCAAACATTCCCCACTCtttgcctcctcctcttcctcctccacctgccctCAAGCCTTTGGAGCTTGGGGGACAAACCCTTCCTTCTGAGGTTAAGACAGAAAGGGACAAAATAGAAAAGGCAGACAAACTCCTGGACAAGGCTCAGTCcgctcctccttctctgctgcCACAGACTGGCCCCCAGCCACAGTCCCAGACCCAACCCCAGACCCAGCCCTCCACCCACCCTCACCACTACAGCTCCACCAGCTGGCAGGGTGGCACAGCAACTGGTTGCCAGGGGAGCTGGGGCTACACCCGTTACCCTGGCAACCACCACCCACACCAACCACAGCACCAGCCCCCagttcagcagcagcaacttCCCTCTGTTTACAACCCTCCATCCTCTCgccactcctcctcccacccctcttacctcccccatcctcaccctcacccccacAGGGAGTACCTTCCCAGGTACGCTGGAGGGGgaggggacagagagaggggggctgcaggagagagggagagaggagtgaGGGGGGAGTGTGGGGGGAGGGAGATCAACAGGGAGTTCTCTGCTCCCATTGGCAATGGCAGCAACAATAGCAGCGGGGGAAATAGTAACAGTGCTTGTGGTGGGATGGGTGGACCCAACATCCAAGGCAGGGAGTTTGGTGGTCTGCCAGTCGGTCAGAACCGGGACTTCCAAGTTTCTGGGAGAGATGGACCTAACTTGGGTCCAGAAAGAAGAGACTTTGGTCCAGCTTTCAGAGACAGGGATCGTGAACGGGAACGTGAAGGAGGAAGGGAGTTTAATCTGCCGAACCAAAACCAGACTAGAGACTTTGTCCCGAGTGGAGCTGGAGGGGGGCTTCCCAGAGACAAAGATGGGAGCAGATGGAATGAGTTTGGGGGCCAGACAAGAGATGTTGCAAGCAACAGTAACCCTAACAACAGCTCCATCCAACAGGGAAACCCCCCAAGTTCAACCAGCGGGCTACCGGTTACCCCTATGCTGAACCGTGACCCACCTGCATCACCCCAAAACAATCCCAGTCACCCTTCCCATTCTTCCCTGCCCCCACACCCACACTCACATCCCCCAAACTCATCGAACCGGGACTTCCCTCCTCCCATGGACCAGACACAAACGGCCTCCTCTAGTGCAGACCACTTTCACAGAGAGTATCCTTCCACTGGAGGGAAAGACTTTCCTACTGCGACACCCTCTTCTACTGGCACAAATAGAGAGTACCTAAACTCCCCTGGGGTAACTCAAAGTCTGGGACGAGAGTATTCAGGGCCTGGAGGAACTCaacacccccacccacctcaTCCCCACTACCAGTCTGGgcccagagacagagagagagactcaaACCTACGAGAGTCTGCTCTATACCAAAACCGTGGAGGTCCAACTCAACCTCCTGCActgtctccttcctcttcttccagcCATCATGGACACCCGGCCAACGCTCCTtatccccctcctccacctcaacCTCCTTTAGCTCCGCCGCAGGCCTCCCATGGCCAGCCACCCCCTTCAGGCATGGCACTCGGCGTACGTCCCCCACACTACCAGTCCTCTGCCCAGACTCCTCCAACACCCCTGTCTCCCTTACCCAGCCCCTCCACCAATCAAATGGGCGCCTTCTCATCTTttcctcctggttcctcctctGCGCCCAACATCCCTATTCCGGCCCCAGGTGTGTCGTCCAGCTGTTCTCCTGGATGCCGCCCGTCCCCTTTCCATGGCACTTTGAACAACCACCCTCCATTCAGTGGGTCATATCATTCCAATGGAAACAGCGGCAGTAACATGGCGAACAACAGTAGCAACAGTAGCGCACCCAACAGCAACAATAGCAGTTCACAGTCACTCTCACCTCAAAACGTCTCAAAGGGACCTCCACCTCTTAACAACTCcgccaccaacaacaacagcatatCAACACCTGCCTCCACCTCTGGTGGGGATGGACATTTGGAGTCAGGCCCACTTCCCACGCCTGTCATTAAAGAAGAACCaatagaagagagagaagaaagtgaaagCCCACCACCGATGTTGAGAAGCCCCTCTCCTGAACCAAAACCAGTAGACATTCCTATCCACGCCAGTCAGTCAGCACG GTTTCACAAAGTCCTTGACCGTGGCGCTGGGAACTCCTGCGCCCGCAGTGATGTCCTCTTTGTCCCATTAGATGGCTCCAAATTGTGGAAGAAGAGGAATGAGATGATTGAAAGGGCCCGCAGGGAGGTGGAGCAGCGGGCCAGAGACCtaagagaaaaggagagggaaagagagagggagcgtgAGCGCGAGAGGGAACTCGATCGACATCTACAG CAGAAGGACATCAACGCTGCCGGAGGGGGTCGCCAGGGCTCCTCACTCTTCTTCCCTTCCTCATCCTCTATCATCCTTGACccttcgtcttcctcctcttcttcctctggcaACCCTGTCTCCCAtcctccccctcacccccaGCACCATCCCTCACATCCTCATGCTCACCTTGCTCCAACACACCATCTCCACCCCACACTCTCTCACTCTAtcccccactccctcctcctaCCATCCATGAGTGGGACATCAGCAGTTGTTGGAGGTCCCCAAGGGGCACTGGGAATAGGATTGGGGGGACCTTACTTGGGCCCTGACACCCCAGCTCTGAGAACTCTGAGCGAATATGCTCGCCCCCACGCTATGTCTCCACTCGGGGTAGCAAGTCGTGCCCAGGCGCACCACCCACAAGTCCACCATGGTCATCCTCATGTCCACCCCTCATTCTTTCTTCCTCAATTTCAGAATCATGCTTTAGGCCACCCACACCACCTGCCTACAGatgcagctacagcagcagccatcttgGGCTTTTTGTATGGTGGTAGCCTTGAAGGTGGTCCAGGAGTCGCTGGCCACCCTGGGGTGGCAGGAGGACCAGTACCCGGAGGGATAGGGGGCGCAGGGCTAGGAGGAGTAGGCTTTCCTCATGCAATGGCTGCGCATCGAGATCGGATAAAACCGGGGTTTGAATTTAAGAGCGATGAGCGGGTTTACCCACCAGGGTCCATAGCTGATCCCGCTGCTCTTGCTCTTGCTCATTCACACTCTCATGCCCATGCTCACGCTCACGCCCATGCTCATGCCCATGCACATGCCCATGCCAATGCCCACGCCCATGCACACTCCCTTCTCCTAGGAGGTGGTGCAGCAGGAGCTAATGAGGTGTCACTCTATGGTACTCCTCCTCCCACAGCTCCACCTGGCCCCCCACACCTCCAGAACCCAACCCTTGCCCCGGTAACTCGACCTCCCAACCCTCCTGTCCCGCAGTCCCTATCTAATCCACCCCCTTCTTCAGTCCTCCcaccctctctcccctctcacCCTTCATCTGCTCCTCCGGCTGCACCCCCTGCCCCGGCagcccctgcagcacctccgcCAGTCCCCCCTCCACCTGCTCCGCCAACCTCCAACGCCTCCTCACTTCATCACCCAGTCCCCCATTCTTCTTTTCCCAGCTCCCTGTCCTCTCATCTGCCACCAGCCCCTGCCCCAGCTGCTCCCCCTGAGACCTACCCCACTCCCACTCGCTCTCCTGCCTCTTATGAGCGAGACAGGAGTGGAGAaagagagcgggagagggagagggagagggaaagggacagggacagagcaGCTTTACCGGCCTTTGGGGAcagagagcgagaaagagagagggagagagaaaggggaggaaGTGGTGGAGGCGGAGGGGGAAGTGGAGGCGGAACAGGTGGAGCAAGTGGAGGAGAGAATCTGGGGCGTCTTCAGATGTTAAATGTGACGCCTCATCATCACCAGCATTCACACATCCACTCACATCTTCACCTGCACCAGCAAGACACAG CGGCGGGCGGGGTTCACCCCCTGATGGACCCGTTGGCGTCGGGGTCTCCTTTGGCACGCCTCCCTTACCCAGGAGCCACAATAGGCACCCCCATCCTGGCTCACCCCCTCACTGACAGCGAGGTGCTCCGCCAACAGCTGTTCG GTGCTCCTTTCCGTGACCTGCCACAGCCTTCCTCCCTCACTGGTCCCATGTCAGCAGCCCATCAGCTCCAGGCCATGCAGCAGGCCCAGAGCGCAGAGCTGCAGATCCAGAGACTGGCCCTGGAACAGCAGTGGatccaccaccatcaccaccactcCCTCACCCAGGACGAGTATTACAG
- the atn1 gene encoding atrophin-1 isoform X2, with the protein MKTRTHKESMPMRSGRRRGASEERRGRRPHPSPTRPERSDRQTQRGAGEELAGNRFSRRSQGHDSSESEGEELVSPPKRQKVQDSASTPNPPTSTHSTDSSAPSTVPPPTSVASQSRESDNEDGQSQGSRSSVVGSLANSSSSLSSGRDIDQDNRSSSPSLSASPLGSLDSDSDGPDSPKQGEREKSKEGGAGKVAGEDRRVLREGRGEESCGDGEKRDVDARIEDCPSLKPPSTPCSSSGLTPSLRGAGDSSNDSNSGRKSYFSLDSKLMCKVEYGGPTGVEGALSGSRMTSKSSTQCVSKTTISGGDFSHNNSNIPHSLPPPLPPPPALKPLELGGQTLPSEVKTERDKIEKADKLLDKAQSAPPSLLPQTGPQPQSQTQPQTQPSTHPHHYSSTSWQGGTATGCQGSWGYTRYPGNHHPHQPQHQPPVQQQQLPSVYNPPSSRHSSSHPSYLPHPHPHPHREYLPRYAGGGGDRERGAAGERERGVRGECGGREINREFSAPIGNGSNNSSGGNSNSACGGMGGPNIQGREFGGLPVGQNRDFQVSGRDGPNLGPERRDFGPAFRDRDREREREGGREFNLPNQNQTRDFVPSGAGGGLPRDKDGSRWNEFGGQTRDVASNSNPNNSSIQQGNPPSSTSGLPVTPMLNRDPPASPQNNPSHPSHSSLPPHPHSHPPNSSNRDFPPPMDQTQTASSSADHFHREYPSTGGKDFPTATPSSTGTNREYLNSPGVTQSLGREYSGPGGTQHPHPPHPHYQSGPRDRERDSNLRESALYQNRGGPTQPPALSPSSSSSHHGHPANAPYPPPPPQPPLAPPQASHGQPPPSGMALGVRPPHYQSSAQTPPTPLSPLPSPSTNQMGAFSSFPPGSSSAPNIPIPAPGVSSSCSPGCRPSPFHGTLNNHPPFSGSYHSNGNSGSNMANNSSNSSAPNSNNSSSQSLSPQNVSKGPPPLNNSATNNNSISTPASTSGGDGHLESGPLPTPVIKEEPIEEREESESPPPMLRSPSPEPKPVDIPIHASQSARFHKVLDRGAGNSCARSDVLFVPLDGSKLWKKRNEMIERARREVEQRARDLREKERERERERERERELDRHLQQKDINAAGGGRQGSSLFFPSSSSIILDPSSSSSSSSGNPVSHPPPHPQHHPSHPHAHLAPTHHLHPTLSHSIPHSLLLPSMSGTSAVVGGPQGALGIGLGGPYLGPDTPALRTLSEYARPHAMSPLGVASRAQAHHPQVHHGHPHVHPSFFLPQFQNHALGHPHHLPTDAATAAAILGFLYGGSLEGGPGVAGHPGVAGGPVPGGIGGAGLGGVGFPHAMAAHRDRIKPGFEFKSDERVYPPGSIADPAALALAHSHSHAHAHAHAHAHAHAHAHANAHAHAHSLLLGGGAAGANEVSLYGTPPPTAPPGPPHLQNPTLAPVTRPPNPPVPQSLSNPPPSSVLPPSLPSHPSSAPPAAPPAPAAPAAPPPVPPPPAPPTSNASSLHHPVPHSSFPSSLSSHLPPAPAPAAPPETYPTPTRSPASYERDRSGERERERERERERDRDRAALPAFGDRERERERERERGGSGGGGGGSGGGTGGASGGENLGRLQMLNVTPHHHQHSHIHSHLHLHQQDTAAGGVHPLMDPLASGSPLARLPYPGATIGTPILAHPLTDSEVLRQQLFGEEKAPRPCAPFRDLPQPSSLTGPMSAAHQLQAMQQAQSAELQIQRLALEQQWIHHHHHHSLTQDEYYSHLKKESDKTL; encoded by the exons atgaaaacaaggaCACATAAAGAATCG ATGCCCATGCGGAGTGGGCGACGGCGGGGGGCAAGTGAGGAGAGAAGGGGTAGACGCCCGCACCCAAGTCCCACCCGCCCTGAACGCAGCGACAGACAAACG cAAAGAGGTGCTGGTGAGGAATTGGCTGGGAATCGCTTCAGTCGCAGATCACAAGGGCATGATTCATCAGAGAGTGAGGGGGAGGAACTTGTGTCTCCTCCAAAGAGGCAGAAAGTTCAG GATTCGGCCTCTACTCCAAACCCTCCAACCTCAACACACTCGACTGACAGCTCGGCTCCTTCCACTGTCCCACCTCCAACCTCAGTTGCCAGCCAATCCCGTGAGAGTGACAATGAAGATGGCCAATCCCAGGGCAGCAGGAGTTCAGTTGTAGGGAGCCTGGCCAATAGCAGTAGTAGTCTGAGCAGCGGGCGGGATATAGACCAGGACAATCGTTCCTCATCCCCAAGCCTCTCTGCTTCCCCTCTGGGTAGCCTGGACTCCGATTCCGACGGCCCTGACTCACCAAAGCAAGGAGAACGGGAGAAAAGTAAAGAGGGTGGAGCGGGGAAGGTTGCAGGAGAGGATAGGAGGGTGCTacgagaggggagaggggaggagtcctgtggagatggagaaaagagAGATGTTGATGCAAGAATTGAGGACTGTCCATCTCTTAAGCCTCCCTCCACTCCCTGCTCTTCCTCTGGTCTGACTCCCTCTCTCCGTGGAGCAGGAGATTCATCAAATGACAGCAATAGTGGGAGGAAATCATATTTCTCCCTGGACTCCAAATTAATGTGTAAAGTTGAGTATGGTGGACCAACTGGTGTTGAAGGTGCACTTAGCGGCAGCAGAATGACTTCCAAATCCAGCACACAGTGCGTGAGCAAGACAACAATCTCCGGAGGGGATTTTTCTCATAACAACTCAAACATTCCCCACTCtttgcctcctcctcttcctcctccacctgccctCAAGCCTTTGGAGCTTGGGGGACAAACCCTTCCTTCTGAGGTTAAGACAGAAAGGGACAAAATAGAAAAGGCAGACAAACTCCTGGACAAGGCTCAGTCcgctcctccttctctgctgcCACAGACTGGCCCCCAGCCACAGTCCCAGACCCAACCCCAGACCCAGCCCTCCACCCACCCTCACCACTACAGCTCCACCAGCTGGCAGGGTGGCACAGCAACTGGTTGCCAGGGGAGCTGGGGCTACACCCGTTACCCTGGCAACCACCACCCACACCAACCACAGCACCAGCCCCCagttcagcagcagcaacttCCCTCTGTTTACAACCCTCCATCCTCTCgccactcctcctcccacccctcttacctcccccatcctcaccctcacccccacAGGGAGTACCTTCCCAGGTACGCTGGAGGGGgaggggacagagagaggggggctgcaggagagagggagagaggagtgaGGGGGGAGTGTGGGGGGAGGGAGATCAACAGGGAGTTCTCTGCTCCCATTGGCAATGGCAGCAACAATAGCAGCGGGGGAAATAGTAACAGTGCTTGTGGTGGGATGGGTGGACCCAACATCCAAGGCAGGGAGTTTGGTGGTCTGCCAGTCGGTCAGAACCGGGACTTCCAAGTTTCTGGGAGAGATGGACCTAACTTGGGTCCAGAAAGAAGAGACTTTGGTCCAGCTTTCAGAGACAGGGATCGTGAACGGGAACGTGAAGGAGGAAGGGAGTTTAATCTGCCGAACCAAAACCAGACTAGAGACTTTGTCCCGAGTGGAGCTGGAGGGGGGCTTCCCAGAGACAAAGATGGGAGCAGATGGAATGAGTTTGGGGGCCAGACAAGAGATGTTGCAAGCAACAGTAACCCTAACAACAGCTCCATCCAACAGGGAAACCCCCCAAGTTCAACCAGCGGGCTACCGGTTACCCCTATGCTGAACCGTGACCCACCTGCATCACCCCAAAACAATCCCAGTCACCCTTCCCATTCTTCCCTGCCCCCACACCCACACTCACATCCCCCAAACTCATCGAACCGGGACTTCCCTCCTCCCATGGACCAGACACAAACGGCCTCCTCTAGTGCAGACCACTTTCACAGAGAGTATCCTTCCACTGGAGGGAAAGACTTTCCTACTGCGACACCCTCTTCTACTGGCACAAATAGAGAGTACCTAAACTCCCCTGGGGTAACTCAAAGTCTGGGACGAGAGTATTCAGGGCCTGGAGGAACTCaacacccccacccacctcaTCCCCACTACCAGTCTGGgcccagagacagagagagagactcaaACCTACGAGAGTCTGCTCTATACCAAAACCGTGGAGGTCCAACTCAACCTCCTGCActgtctccttcctcttcttccagcCATCATGGACACCCGGCCAACGCTCCTtatccccctcctccacctcaacCTCCTTTAGCTCCGCCGCAGGCCTCCCATGGCCAGCCACCCCCTTCAGGCATGGCACTCGGCGTACGTCCCCCACACTACCAGTCCTCTGCCCAGACTCCTCCAACACCCCTGTCTCCCTTACCCAGCCCCTCCACCAATCAAATGGGCGCCTTCTCATCTTttcctcctggttcctcctctGCGCCCAACATCCCTATTCCGGCCCCAGGTGTGTCGTCCAGCTGTTCTCCTGGATGCCGCCCGTCCCCTTTCCATGGCACTTTGAACAACCACCCTCCATTCAGTGGGTCATATCATTCCAATGGAAACAGCGGCAGTAACATGGCGAACAACAGTAGCAACAGTAGCGCACCCAACAGCAACAATAGCAGTTCACAGTCACTCTCACCTCAAAACGTCTCAAAGGGACCTCCACCTCTTAACAACTCcgccaccaacaacaacagcatatCAACACCTGCCTCCACCTCTGGTGGGGATGGACATTTGGAGTCAGGCCCACTTCCCACGCCTGTCATTAAAGAAGAACCaatagaagagagagaagaaagtgaaagCCCACCACCGATGTTGAGAAGCCCCTCTCCTGAACCAAAACCAGTAGACATTCCTATCCACGCCAGTCAGTCAGCACG GTTTCACAAAGTCCTTGACCGTGGCGCTGGGAACTCCTGCGCCCGCAGTGATGTCCTCTTTGTCCCATTAGATGGCTCCAAATTGTGGAAGAAGAGGAATGAGATGATTGAAAGGGCCCGCAGGGAGGTGGAGCAGCGGGCCAGAGACCtaagagaaaaggagagggaaagagagagggagcgtgAGCGCGAGAGGGAACTCGATCGACATCTACAG CAGAAGGACATCAACGCTGCCGGAGGGGGTCGCCAGGGCTCCTCACTCTTCTTCCCTTCCTCATCCTCTATCATCCTTGACccttcgtcttcctcctcttcttcctctggcaACCCTGTCTCCCAtcctccccctcacccccaGCACCATCCCTCACATCCTCATGCTCACCTTGCTCCAACACACCATCTCCACCCCACACTCTCTCACTCTAtcccccactccctcctcctaCCATCCATGAGTGGGACATCAGCAGTTGTTGGAGGTCCCCAAGGGGCACTGGGAATAGGATTGGGGGGACCTTACTTGGGCCCTGACACCCCAGCTCTGAGAACTCTGAGCGAATATGCTCGCCCCCACGCTATGTCTCCACTCGGGGTAGCAAGTCGTGCCCAGGCGCACCACCCACAAGTCCACCATGGTCATCCTCATGTCCACCCCTCATTCTTTCTTCCTCAATTTCAGAATCATGCTTTAGGCCACCCACACCACCTGCCTACAGatgcagctacagcagcagccatcttgGGCTTTTTGTATGGTGGTAGCCTTGAAGGTGGTCCAGGAGTCGCTGGCCACCCTGGGGTGGCAGGAGGACCAGTACCCGGAGGGATAGGGGGCGCAGGGCTAGGAGGAGTAGGCTTTCCTCATGCAATGGCTGCGCATCGAGATCGGATAAAACCGGGGTTTGAATTTAAGAGCGATGAGCGGGTTTACCCACCAGGGTCCATAGCTGATCCCGCTGCTCTTGCTCTTGCTCATTCACACTCTCATGCCCATGCTCACGCTCACGCCCATGCTCATGCCCATGCACATGCCCATGCCAATGCCCACGCCCATGCACACTCCCTTCTCCTAGGAGGTGGTGCAGCAGGAGCTAATGAGGTGTCACTCTATGGTACTCCTCCTCCCACAGCTCCACCTGGCCCCCCACACCTCCAGAACCCAACCCTTGCCCCGGTAACTCGACCTCCCAACCCTCCTGTCCCGCAGTCCCTATCTAATCCACCCCCTTCTTCAGTCCTCCcaccctctctcccctctcacCCTTCATCTGCTCCTCCGGCTGCACCCCCTGCCCCGGCagcccctgcagcacctccgcCAGTCCCCCCTCCACCTGCTCCGCCAACCTCCAACGCCTCCTCACTTCATCACCCAGTCCCCCATTCTTCTTTTCCCAGCTCCCTGTCCTCTCATCTGCCACCAGCCCCTGCCCCAGCTGCTCCCCCTGAGACCTACCCCACTCCCACTCGCTCTCCTGCCTCTTATGAGCGAGACAGGAGTGGAGAaagagagcgggagagggagagggagagggaaagggacagggacagagcaGCTTTACCGGCCTTTGGGGAcagagagcgagaaagagagagggagagagaaaggggaggaaGTGGTGGAGGCGGAGGGGGAAGTGGAGGCGGAACAGGTGGAGCAAGTGGAGGAGAGAATCTGGGGCGTCTTCAGATGTTAAATGTGACGCCTCATCATCACCAGCATTCACACATCCACTCACATCTTCACCTGCACCAGCAAGACACAG CGGCGGGCGGGGTTCACCCCCTGATGGACCCGTTGGCGTCGGGGTCTCCTTTGGCACGCCTCCCTTACCCAGGAGCCACAATAGGCACCCCCATCCTGGCTCACCCCCTCACTGACAGCGAGGTGCTCCGCCAACAGCTGTTCGGTGAGGAGAAGGCTCCTCGTCCAT GTGCTCCTTTCCGTGACCTGCCACAGCCTTCCTCCCTCACTGGTCCCATGTCAGCAGCCCATCAGCTCCAGGCCATGCAGCAGGCCCAGAGCGCAGAGCTGCAGATCCAGAGACTGGCCCTGGAACAGCAGTGGatccaccaccatcaccaccactcCCTCACCCAGGACGAGTATTACAG